A stretch of Pristiophorus japonicus isolate sPriJap1 chromosome 10, sPriJap1.hap1, whole genome shotgun sequence DNA encodes these proteins:
- the ube3a gene encoding ubiquitin-protein ligase E3A isoform X2: MPPDEQGGPLAVNHTASRMKRAAAKHLIERYYHQLTEGCGNEACTNEFCASCPSFHRMDNNAAAIKALELFKINAKLCDPHPSKKGTSTAYMENSTKSSHSIICCLETKVNKREMQTQREDFKDVSYLTEEKVYEILDLCGEREDYSPLIRVIGRVFSSADALVQSFRKAKHHTKEELKSLQGKDEDKDEDEEEKAASAGSMDDAEASSSRSSIGGSQPRDNNVHKLGSDEVSIDVDAVRRVYNKLLSNEKIETAFLNALVYLSPNVECDLTYHNVYSRDPNYLNLFVIVMENSNLHSPEYLEMALPLFCKAMSKLPLPAQAKLIRLWSKYTADQIRRMVETFQQLITYRVISNEFSSRNLVNDDDAVVAATKCLKIVHYANIIAGDVDTGHNEEEDDEPVAESSEITLQELLGEERRNKKRPRVDPLETELGVKTIDCRKPLVSFEDFINEPLNDVLEMDKDYTFFKVETENKFSFMTCPFILNAVTKNLGLYYDNRIRMYSERRITVLYSLVQGQQLNPYLRLKVRRDHIIDDALVRLEMIAMENPADLKKQLYVEFEGEQGVDEGGVSKEFFQLVVEEIFNPDIGMFTYDESTKLFWFNTSSFETEGQFTLIGIVLGLAIYNNCILDVHFPMVVYRKLLGKKGTFRDLEDSHPVLHQSLKELSEYDGSVEDDMMITFQISQTDLFGTPVMCDLRENGDQIPVTNENRKDFVDLYTDYILNKSVEKQFKAFRRGFHMVTNESPLKYLFRPEEIELLVCGSPNLDFQALEDTTEYDGGYTKDSHIVREFWEIVHAFTEEQKRLFLQFTTGTDRAPVGGLGKLKMIIAKNGPDSDRLPTSHTCFNVLLLPEYCNKEKLSERLLKAITYAKGFGML; this comes from the exons ATGCCTCCTGA TGAACAGGGAGGACCTTTAGCAGTAAACCACACAGCAAGCCGAAT GAAGCGAGCAGCTGCAAAGCATCTAATAGAACGCTACTACCACCAGTTAACTGAGGGCTGTGGAAATGAGGCCTGCACGAATGAGTTTTGTGCTTCCTGTCCAAGTTTCCATCGTATGGATAACAATGCAGCGGCCATAAAGGCCCTTGAGCTTTTTAAGATTAATGCAAAACTCTGTGATCCTCATCCTTCCAAGAAAGGAACAAGCACTGCCTATATGGAAAACAGCACGAAGAGCTCCCACAGCATCATCTGTTGTTTAGAAACAAAAGTGAATAAGCGAGAGATGCAGACTCAAAGAGAAGATTTTAAAG ATGTGAGTTACCTGACTGAGGAAAAGGTATATGAAATCTTGGATTTGTGTGGAGAACGAGAAGACTATTCACCATTGATACGTGTTATCGGTAGAGTTTTCTCTAGTGCAGATGCCTTGGTGCAGAGCTTCCGAAAGGCCAAACACCATACGAAGGAAGAGCTGAAATCCCTTCAGGGAAAGGATGAGGATAAAGATGAAGATGAGGAAGAAAAAGCTGCTTCTGCAGGATCCATGGATGATGCAGAGGCCTCTTCATCAAGAAGCTCCATTGGGGGCTCACAGCCAAGAgacaacaatgttcataaattaggaTCTGATGAAGTGTCTATTGATGTTGATGCAGTCAGACGGGTCTATAATAAATTGCTTTCCAATGAGAAGATAGAAACCGCTTTTCTTAATGCATTGGTGTACTTGTCACCAAACGTGGAATGTGATTTGACTTATCATAATGTGTATTCAAGGGATCCTAACTATCTGAACTTATTCGTTATAGTCATGGAGAACAGCAACCTTCATAGTCCTGAATATCTGGAAATGGCCCTTCCACTATTTTGCAAAGCAATGAGCAAGCTACCCCTCCCAGCTCAAGCCAAATTGATTCGACTATGGTCAAAATACACTGCAGACCAGATCCGCCGTATGGTGGAAACCTTTCAGCAGCTCATTACATACAGGGTTATAAGTAATGAATTCAGTAGTCGAAATCTGGtgaatgatgatgatgctgttgttGCTGCTACAAAATGCTTAAAAATAGTGCACTATGCAAACATTATTGCAGGAGATGTGGACACGGGGCAcaatgaggaggaggacgatgagccaGTTGCAGAATCCAGTGAGATTACTCTGCAGGAACTACTGGGTGAAGAGCGTAGAAATAAAAAAAGACCCCGGGTGGACCCCCTTGAAACAGAGTTGGGTGTGAAAACAATTGATTGCCGGAAGCCACTTGTCTCTTTTGAAGACTTTATTAATGAACCACTAAATGATGTACTAGAAATGGATAAAGACTACACTTTCTTCAAAGTAGAGACAGAAAACAAATTCTCCTTTATGACCTGCCCCTTCATTCTGAATGCTGTAACCAAGAACTTGGGACTTTACTATGACAACAGGATACGCATGTACAGTGAGCGGCGAATCACTGTCCTCTACAGCCTAGTACAGGGGCAACAACTGAACCCTTATCTTAGACTTAAAGTCAGACGTGACCACATCATTGATGATGCACTTGTCCGG CTGGAGATGATTGCCATGGAAAATCCTGCAGACCTGAAGAAACAACTGTATGTAGAATTTGAAGGCGAGCAAGGTGTGGATGAAGGAGGCGTTTCCAAAGAGTTTTTTCAACTTGTTGTGGAAGAAATCTTCAACCCTGACATTG GAATGTTCACATATGATGAATCGACAAAATTGTTCTGGTTCAACACTTCCTCATTTGAGACTGAGGGACAGTTTACTCTAATTGGCATAGTTCTTGGCCTCGCCATTTACAACAACTGTATACTGGATGTGCATTTTCCCATGGTCGTTTACAGAAAACTGTTGGGCAAAAAGGGAACCTTCCGTGACTTAGAAGACTCTCACCCG GTCTTGCATCAGAGTTTAAAAGAACTTAGTGAGTATGATGGCAGCGTAGAGGATGACATGATGATTACTTTCCAGATATCACAGACTGACTTGTTTGGAACTCCAGTGATGTGTGACTTAAGGGAGAATGGAGATCAGATTCCAGTGACAAATGAAAACAGAAAG GACTTTGttgacctttatacagattatattcTCAACAAGTCAGTAGAAAAGCAGTTTAAAGCCTTTAGAAGAGGTTTCCATATGGTAACCAACGAGTCACCACTAAAGTATTTATTCCGACCGGAGGAGATTGAGCTACTAGTCTGTGGAAGTCCG AACCTAGATTTTCAAGCACTTGAAGATACTACAGAGTATGATGGTGGATATACCAAGGACTCCCATATTGTAAG